One genomic window of Cannabis sativa cultivar Pink pepper isolate KNU-18-1 chromosome 2, ASM2916894v1, whole genome shotgun sequence includes the following:
- the LOC115721305 gene encoding uncharacterized protein LOC115721305 isoform X1 produces the protein MSSTYSCWSIILVVYNLPPSMCMKDEFTFLSMLIPGPKKPGNDIDVYLEPLIDELLELWKGVYTYDASIKKFFNLKVMLLWTINDFLAYGNLAGCATKGKYGCPVCGENSNVVWLKHSKKMSFWNHIRFLPQEHHYRKKKYKSARARERAPQCPTIMTGVEVVEQLSKVTNDFGKGKKRVRGTEIEKRWKKKSIFFRLPYWEVLVVRHNLDVMHVEKNVCESILNTLLDCKGKSKDHYNSRLDLTEMGIMSHLHPYEDKSITRLPAAAYTLSKLDKNLFCKRVFDLKLPYGYSSKISNCVDLKKQKLIGLKSPDCHVIMQQLLAVAIRGLMEDRCRETILRLCRFFYGLCQRVVEKEEIRKLELEAAEILYKLEEYFPPSFFDPMISPGCPFSTRS, from the coding sequence ATGAGTTCTACATATAGTTGTTGGTCGATAATTCTTGTTGTCTACAATTTACCACCATCGATGTGCATGAAGGATGAATTCACCTTTCTATCTATGTTGATTCCTGGGCCTAAAAAACCTGGAAATGATATAGATGTTTACTTGGAGCCCTTAATCGATGAGTTACTTGAATTATGGAAAGGCGTTTATACATATGATGCTTCTATAAAGaagttttttaatttaaagGTCATGTTATTATGGACTATAAACGATTTTCTAGCTTATGGAAACTTGGCTGGATGTGCAACTAAAGGGAAGTATGGATGTCCAGTATGTGGTGAAAACTCAAATGTTGTTTGGTTGAAGCATAGCAAGAAGATGTCCTTTTGGAATCATATTCGATTTCTACCACAAGAACACCATTATCGAAAGAAGAAATATAAATCTGCAAGAGCAAGGGAGAGAGCACCACAATGTCCAACTATAATGACCGGTGTTGAAGTAGTTGAGCAGTTAAGCAAAGTAACAAACGATTTTGGAAAGGGCAAAAAGCGAGTCCGTGGTACAGAGATAGAAAAAAGGTGGAAGAAGaagtctattttttttaggCTACCTTATTGGGAGGTATTGGTTGTTCGCCATAATCTTGATGTTATGCATGTTGAGAAAAATGTTTGTGAAAGCATACTTAACACATTATTGGATTgtaaaggaaaatcaaaagatcACTACAACTCAAGATTAGATTTGACAGAGATGGGCATAATGTCTCATCTCCATCCTTATGAAGATAAGAGCATTACTCGTCTTCCTGCTGCAGCATACACTCTTTCAAAATTAGATAAGAATTTATTTTGTAAGAGGGTATTTGACTTGAAATTGCCTTATGGATATAGTTCTAAGATTAGCAACTGTGTAGATTTGAAAAAACAGAAGCTAATAGGACTTAAATCTCCTGATTGTCATGTGATTATGCAACAATTGTTGGCTGTTGCTATAAGGGGTTTGATGGAAGATCGTTGTAGAGAGACAATTCTTCGACTTTGTCGATTTTTTTATGGATTGTGTCAGCGTGTTGTTGAGAAGGAGGAGATTAGAAAATTAGAATTAGAAGCTGCTGAAATTCTTTACAAATTGGAAGAATATTTCCCACCTTCTTTCTTTGATCCAATGATTTCACCTGGTTGTCCATTTAGCACGAGAAGTTAG
- the LOC115721305 gene encoding uncharacterized protein LOC115721305 isoform X2, translated as MNMSNNKICKLEEEQHNMKLKMAEMLDLLEEHLGGKETPSEGQSLNVTQSNNNPSPKSVGLKKDHNFTEAMNACYMLDLSDTIVAEGRWISSDPNIEIHGLPLGPEFMRLWVDVAIVPGAYLFCPNYVMLTIQEAVGSTVVWPSKKVIPRDATSEMRMGI; from the exons ATGAATATGTCTAATAACAAGATCTGTAAGTTAGAAGAAGAGCAACACAATATGAAGCTCAAAATGGCAGAAATGTTGGATTTACTTGAAGAACACTTG GGTGGTAAAGAAACACCAAGTGAGGGACAATCCCTTAATGTTACCCAATCCAACAATAATCCTTCTCCTAAG AGTGTTGGACTAAAAAAGGACCATAATTTTACAGAAGCGATGAATGCTTGTTACATGCTTGATTTGTCAGATACAATAGTTGCTGAAGGTCGTTGGATTTCTAGTGATCCAAACATAGAGATACATGGACTTCCCCTTGGACCAGAATTTATGCGGTTATGGGTTGATGTTGCTATCGTCCCAGGTGCTTATTTATTTTGTCCTAACTATGTGATGCTTACGATACAAGAAGCTGTTGGTTCCACAGTTGTATGGCCTTCTAAAAAGGTTATTCCAAGAG ATGCTACAAGTGAAATGCGAATGGGCATTTAA